One stretch of Streptomyces sp. A2-16 DNA includes these proteins:
- a CDS encoding DHA2 family efflux MFS transporter permease subunit, producing METITPDPRRWWALAALVASMLTLGFDLTILNVALPTMAADLDAGTGAQQWMADAYVVVFAALMLPAGLLGDRFGRRRMLITGLGIFLAGSLVGALAGEVNAVIAARAVMGVGGALVTPLALSVLPTLFAPDERTKAVGIVSAASALGLPLGPIIGGWLLNHFWWGSVFLVNVPMAAIGIAACVFLLPETRDPASPKVDTLSTALTVTGLGALVYAIIEAPARGWGDPLVLGTLTASVLLIAALVLRERRIQRPMLDMALLTHRGFLLNTTAATLVNFILSGLLFVLPPFLQAVLGHDALGTGVRLLPMMGGLLLASRLAPKVVARFGARATVSAGLVVLAFAGLLGSRTTVDSGYGFVALWLSLTGFGFGVSLIPAMNGALSALPRDRAGSGSGLLMTMRQVGGAIGIALLGSLLAGVFRDRLDVTGLPAGAADTAGESVVAAHMVAQHTGSAELLASANSAYVHGMGVVLLVCGIAALVAALLAAAFLPGTPRPTETSTDPDMAAEEADARQ from the coding sequence ATGGAAACCATCACTCCGGACCCCCGTCGCTGGTGGGCTCTGGCCGCCCTCGTCGCGAGCATGCTCACGCTCGGCTTCGACCTGACGATCCTCAACGTGGCGCTGCCGACGATGGCCGCCGACCTCGACGCCGGCACCGGCGCCCAGCAGTGGATGGCCGACGCCTACGTCGTCGTCTTCGCGGCGCTGATGCTCCCCGCCGGACTCCTCGGCGACCGCTTCGGCCGGCGCCGGATGCTGATCACCGGACTCGGGATCTTCCTCGCCGGATCACTGGTCGGCGCCCTGGCCGGCGAGGTGAACGCGGTGATCGCCGCCCGCGCGGTGATGGGAGTCGGCGGCGCGCTCGTCACTCCGCTCGCGCTCTCCGTTCTGCCCACGCTCTTCGCCCCCGACGAACGCACCAAGGCCGTCGGCATCGTCTCCGCCGCCTCCGCGCTCGGCCTGCCGCTCGGCCCGATCATCGGCGGCTGGCTGCTGAACCACTTCTGGTGGGGCTCCGTCTTCCTCGTCAACGTCCCGATGGCCGCCATCGGCATCGCCGCCTGCGTCTTCCTGCTCCCCGAGACCCGCGACCCCGCCTCCCCCAAGGTCGACACCCTCTCCACCGCGCTCACCGTGACCGGCCTCGGCGCTCTGGTCTACGCGATCATCGAGGCACCCGCCCGAGGCTGGGGCGATCCCCTGGTGCTCGGCACGCTCACGGCGTCCGTCCTGCTGATCGCCGCCCTGGTGCTGCGCGAACGCCGGATCCAACGCCCCATGCTCGACATGGCCCTGCTCACCCACCGCGGCTTCCTCCTCAACACGACCGCCGCGACCCTCGTGAACTTCATCCTGTCCGGCCTGCTGTTCGTCCTCCCGCCCTTCCTCCAGGCCGTCCTCGGCCACGACGCCCTCGGCACCGGCGTCCGCCTGCTGCCGATGATGGGCGGACTGCTGCTCGCCTCCCGCCTCGCCCCCAAGGTCGTCGCCCGCTTCGGCGCCCGCGCCACCGTGAGCGCGGGCCTGGTGGTCCTCGCCTTCGCCGGACTCCTCGGCAGCCGTACGACGGTCGACTCCGGCTACGGATTCGTCGCGCTGTGGCTCTCCCTCACCGGCTTCGGCTTCGGCGTCTCCCTCATCCCCGCCATGAACGGCGCGCTCAGCGCCCTGCCCCGCGACCGCGCCGGCAGCGGCTCCGGGCTCCTCATGACCATGCGCCAGGTCGGTGGCGCCATCGGCATCGCCCTGCTCGGCAGCCTGCTCGCCGGTGTCTTCCGCGACCGCCTGGACGTCACCGGGCTGCCCGCCGGCGCCGCCGATACCGCCGGAGAATCCGTGGTCGCAGCGCACATGGTCGCCCAGCACACCGGCTCGGCCGAACTGCTGGCCTCCGCAAACAGTGCGTATGTCCACGGCATGGGCGTCGTCCTGCTGGTCTGCGGGATCGCGGCCCTCGTCGCCGCGCTGCTCGCCGCAGCCTTCCTGCCGGGCACACCCCGTCCCACCGAGACCTCCACGGACCCGGACATGGCTGCCGAGGAGGCCGATGCCCGACAATGA
- the mca gene encoding mycothiol conjugate amidase Mca: MAVHAHPDDESSKGAATMAKYVSEGVDVLVVTCTGGERGSILNPKLQGDTYIEEHIHEVRKKEMDEAREILGVKQEWLGFVDSGLPEGDPLPPLPEGCFALEDVDKAAGELVKQIRAFRPQVITTYDENGGYPHPDHIMTHKISMVAFEGAADTEKFPESEFGPAYQPLKLYYNQGFNRPRTEALHHALIERGMESPYGDWLKRWDESPMRDRTLTTHIPCAEFFEIRDKALIAHATQIDPDGGWFKVPLEIQKEVWPTEEYELAKALVDTSLPEDDLFAGIRDNA; this comes from the coding sequence ATGGCCGTGCACGCCCACCCCGACGACGAGTCGAGCAAGGGCGCGGCCACCATGGCGAAGTACGTGTCCGAGGGGGTGGACGTGCTGGTCGTGACCTGCACGGGAGGGGAGCGCGGCTCCATCCTCAATCCGAAGCTTCAGGGCGACACGTACATCGAGGAGCACATCCACGAGGTACGCAAGAAGGAGATGGACGAGGCCCGCGAGATCCTCGGGGTCAAGCAGGAGTGGCTCGGCTTCGTCGACTCGGGCCTGCCCGAGGGCGACCCGCTGCCGCCGCTGCCCGAGGGCTGCTTCGCCCTGGAGGACGTCGACAAGGCGGCCGGCGAGCTGGTGAAGCAGATCCGCGCCTTCCGTCCCCAGGTGATCACCACCTACGACGAGAACGGCGGCTACCCGCACCCCGACCACATCATGACCCACAAGATCTCGATGGTGGCGTTCGAGGGCGCGGCGGACACCGAGAAGTTCCCGGAGTCCGAGTTCGGCCCGGCGTACCAGCCGCTCAAGCTGTACTACAACCAGGGCTTCAACCGCCCGCGCACCGAGGCGCTGCACCACGCGCTGATCGAGCGGGGCATGGAGTCGCCGTACGGGGACTGGCTCAAGCGCTGGGACGAGTCGCCGATGCGCGACCGCACCCTGACCACGCACATCCCGTGCGCGGAGTTCTTCGAGATCCGCGACAAGGCTTTGATCGCGCACGCCACCCAGATCGACCCCGACGGCGGCTGGTTCAAGGTCCCGCTGGAGATCCAGAAGGAGGTCTGGCCGACGGAGGAGTACGAGCTCGCGAAGGCCCTCGTCGATACCTCCCTCCCCGAGGACGACCTCTTTGCGGGCATCCGCGACAATGCCTGA
- a CDS encoding ABC transporter permease → MSAVTDIARVAAPGNPIGRSVRDSLVVAKRNLIRMSRIPEMIIFGLIQPIMFVVLFSYVFGGSMNIGGTTDSSVYREFLMAGIFAQTVTFATAGAGAGIADDMHKGLIDRFRSLPMARGAVLTGRTLADLVQTALTLFVLAMVALLVGWRTHTSFGEVLGAFGLLLLLGYAFTWVGALIGLSVRTPEAATSGGLIWLFPVTFISNAFVDSSRMTPWLRHVADWNPFSATVQACRELFGNPGVSPSDAWPMQHPVWASLIYSILIIVAFRTLAVRKYRSATA, encoded by the coding sequence GTGAGTGCCGTCACCGACATCGCCCGGGTCGCGGCTCCCGGCAATCCCATCGGCCGGTCCGTCAGAGACTCGCTGGTCGTCGCCAAGCGCAACCTGATCCGGATGTCCAGGATCCCGGAGATGATCATCTTCGGCCTCATTCAGCCGATCATGTTCGTGGTGCTGTTCAGCTATGTCTTCGGCGGCTCCATGAACATCGGCGGAACCACGGACTCCTCCGTCTACCGCGAGTTCCTGATGGCCGGCATCTTCGCGCAGACCGTCACCTTCGCCACCGCGGGTGCCGGCGCGGGGATCGCGGACGACATGCACAAAGGGCTCATTGACCGCTTCCGCTCCCTGCCGATGGCCCGTGGCGCGGTGCTCACCGGACGGACGCTCGCCGACCTGGTGCAGACGGCGCTGACCCTGTTCGTGCTGGCCATGGTCGCCCTGCTGGTCGGCTGGCGCACCCACACCAGCTTCGGCGAGGTGCTCGGCGCCTTCGGCCTGCTGCTCCTGCTCGGGTACGCGTTCACCTGGGTCGGCGCTCTGATCGGCCTGTCCGTGCGCACTCCCGAGGCGGCCACCTCGGGCGGGCTGATCTGGCTCTTCCCGGTGACGTTCATCTCGAACGCGTTCGTGGACTCCAGCCGCATGACCCCGTGGCTGCGGCACGTCGCCGACTGGAACCCGTTCAGCGCCACGGTCCAGGCCTGCCGCGAACTGTTCGGCAACCCCGGGGTGTCCCCGTCGGACGCCTGGCCCATGCAGCATCCGGTGTGGGCCTCGCTGATCTACTCGATCCTGATCATCGTCGCGTTCAGAACCCTGGCGGTCCGCAAGTACCGCTCGGCCACGGCATGA
- a CDS encoding thioredoxin domain-containing protein translates to MPNRLAHETSPYLLQHADNPVDWWPWSAEAFEEARKANKPVLLSVGYSSCHWCHVMAHESFEDEATADYLNEHFVSVKVDREERPDVDAVYMEAVQAATGQGGWPMTVFLTPEAEPFYFGTYFPPSPRQGMPSFRQVLEGVRAAWSDRREEVAEVAGKIVRDLAGREISYGDSQAPGEEQLAAALLGLTREYDAQRGGFGGAPKFPPSMVVEFLLRHHARTGAEGALQMAQDTCERMARGGIHDQLGGGFARYSVDRDWVVPHFEKMLYDNALLCRVYAHLWRATGSDLARRVALDTADFMVRELRTAEGGFASALDADSDDGSGKHVEGAYYVWTPEQLREVLGEQDAELAAGYFGVTEEGTFEHGQSVLQLPQQDTVFDADRIESIRRRLLDARALRPAPGRDDKVVAAWNGLAIAALAETGAYFDRPDLVESAVGAADLLVRLHLDEQARLSRTSKDGQVGANAGVLEDYADVAEGFLALASVTGEGVWLDFAGFLLDHVLSRFTGEDGALFDTAADAERLIRRPQDPTDNAVPSGWTAAAGALLSYAAQTGAEPHRAAAEKALGVVKALGPRVPRFVGWGLAVAEAFLDGPREVAVVGPSLTDPATRALHRTALLGNAPGAVVAAGAPGGDELPLLADRILVDGEPTAYVCRHFTCDAPTTDAEALRVALGG, encoded by the coding sequence ATGCCGAACCGACTGGCCCACGAGACGTCCCCCTACCTCCTGCAGCACGCGGACAACCCGGTCGACTGGTGGCCCTGGTCGGCCGAGGCCTTCGAGGAGGCGCGGAAGGCGAACAAACCCGTTCTGCTGAGCGTCGGGTACTCGAGCTGCCACTGGTGCCATGTGATGGCCCACGAGTCCTTCGAGGACGAGGCGACCGCCGACTACCTCAACGAGCACTTCGTCAGCGTCAAGGTCGACCGCGAGGAACGCCCCGACGTCGACGCCGTCTACATGGAAGCCGTCCAGGCGGCCACCGGTCAGGGCGGCTGGCCCATGACCGTGTTCCTCACGCCGGAGGCCGAGCCCTTCTACTTCGGCACCTACTTCCCGCCCTCGCCCCGCCAGGGCATGCCCTCCTTCCGGCAGGTCCTGGAGGGGGTCCGGGCCGCCTGGAGCGACCGGCGGGAGGAGGTCGCCGAGGTCGCCGGGAAGATCGTGCGGGATCTCGCCGGGCGGGAGATCTCCTACGGCGACTCGCAGGCACCCGGCGAGGAGCAGCTCGCCGCGGCCCTGCTCGGGCTGACGCGGGAGTACGACGCGCAGCGCGGTGGGTTCGGCGGTGCGCCGAAGTTCCCGCCGTCCATGGTCGTGGAGTTCCTGCTGCGGCACCACGCCCGCACCGGCGCCGAGGGTGCTCTGCAAATGGCGCAGGACACCTGTGAGCGGATGGCCCGCGGCGGTATCCACGACCAGCTCGGCGGTGGTTTCGCCCGCTACTCCGTCGACCGCGACTGGGTCGTGCCGCACTTCGAGAAGATGCTCTACGACAACGCCCTGCTGTGCCGTGTCTACGCCCACCTCTGGCGCGCCACCGGCTCCGATCTCGCCCGCCGGGTCGCCCTGGACACCGCCGACTTCATGGTGCGTGAACTGCGCACCGCCGAGGGCGGGTTCGCCTCGGCGCTCGACGCCGACAGTGACGACGGGAGCGGGAAGCACGTCGAGGGCGCGTACTACGTGTGGACGCCGGAGCAGTTGCGCGAGGTGCTCGGGGAGCAGGACGCCGAGCTGGCCGCCGGGTACTTCGGGGTTACCGAGGAGGGCACCTTCGAGCACGGGCAGTCCGTGCTGCAACTCCCGCAGCAGGACACCGTGTTCGACGCCGACAGGATCGAGTCGATCCGGCGGCGGCTGCTCGACGCGCGTGCGCTGCGGCCCGCGCCGGGCCGGGACGACAAGGTCGTCGCCGCGTGGAACGGGCTGGCGATCGCCGCGCTCGCCGAGACCGGGGCGTACTTCGACCGTCCGGACCTGGTGGAGTCCGCTGTGGGGGCCGCCGATCTCCTCGTACGGCTGCATCTGGACGAGCAGGCCCGTCTGTCCCGTACCAGCAAGGACGGTCAGGTGGGTGCCAACGCCGGGGTGCTGGAGGACTACGCCGATGTGGCCGAGGGCTTCCTCGCGCTCGCGTCGGTGACCGGGGAGGGGGTCTGGCTCGACTTCGCCGGGTTCCTGCTCGACCATGTGCTGAGCCGGTTCACGGGGGAGGACGGCGCTCTCTTCGACACCGCCGCCGACGCCGAGCGGCTGATCCGGCGGCCGCAGGACCCGACCGACAACGCGGTGCCGTCCGGGTGGACGGCCGCGGCCGGGGCGCTGCTGTCCTACGCCGCCCAGACCGGGGCCGAGCCCCATCGTGCCGCCGCGGAGAAGGCGCTGGGGGTGGTCAAGGCGCTCGGGCCCCGGGTGCCCCGGTTCGTCGGGTGGGGGCTCGCGGTGGCGGAGGCGTTCCTCGACGGGCCGAGGGAGGTCGCGGTCGTGGGGCCGTCGCTGACCGATCCGGCGACAAGGGCCCTGCACCGTACGGCACTTCTGGGGAACGCGCCGGGGGCGGTGGTCGCCGCGGGGGCTCCGGGCGGCGACGAGCTCCCGCTGCTCGCCGACCGGATCCTCGTCGACGGTGAGCCCACCGCGTACGTCTGCCGGCACTTCACCTGTGACGCGCCTACGACGGACGCGGAGGCGTTGCGGGTGGCGTTGGGCGGTTAG
- a CDS encoding Mut7-C RNAse domain-containing protein has translation MSAPEIHIQFAPGLALFVPHGRRSGATPLTTDGVSSLGHVVESTGVPLTEVGALRVNGREVPRSYVPAAGDSVEISPVTRPQQVPGAPLRFLLDVHLGTLARRLRLLGVDTAYESTDIGDPALATRSATEKRVLLSRDRGLLHRRELWAGAFVYSTRPEDQLRDVLDRFRPDLRPWTRCTACNGLLREATKEQVADRLEGGTERSYDVFAQCQECGKAYWKGAHHEQLEAIVANALAEANRPTPPATPPRPS, from the coding sequence GTGAGCGCACCGGAGATCCACATCCAATTCGCCCCCGGCCTGGCCCTCTTCGTCCCGCACGGACGCCGCAGCGGCGCCACCCCCCTCACCACCGACGGCGTCTCCTCCCTCGGCCATGTCGTCGAGTCGACCGGCGTCCCGCTCACCGAGGTCGGGGCCCTGCGGGTCAACGGCCGCGAGGTCCCGAGGTCCTACGTCCCCGCCGCGGGCGACAGCGTGGAGATCAGCCCCGTCACCCGCCCCCAGCAGGTCCCCGGCGCCCCGCTCCGCTTCCTCCTCGACGTCCACCTCGGCACCCTCGCCCGCCGCCTGCGCCTGCTCGGCGTGGACACCGCGTACGAGTCGACGGACATCGGCGACCCCGCCCTCGCCACCCGCTCGGCGACCGAGAAACGGGTCCTGCTCAGCCGCGACCGGGGCCTGCTGCACCGCAGGGAACTCTGGGCGGGCGCCTTCGTCTACAGCACCCGCCCCGAGGACCAACTCCGCGACGTCCTGGACCGCTTCCGCCCCGACCTGCGCCCCTGGACCCGCTGCACGGCCTGCAACGGCCTGCTGCGCGAGGCCACCAAGGAACAGGTCGCGGACCGGCTGGAGGGCGGGACCGAGCGGTCGTACGACGTCTTCGCGCAATGCCAGGAGTGCGGCAAGGCGTACTGGAAGGGCGCCCACCACGAGCAGCTGGAGGCGATCGTGGCGAACGCCCTGGCGGAGGCTAACCGCCCAACGCCACCCGCAACGCCTCCGCGTCCGTCGTAG
- a CDS encoding tetratricopeptide repeat protein has protein sequence MRDSHRAEAERLLGRAVEEEVRRSGGRVDGAVLLARARGSLDAMAQTAAEEYEAYTDALDEAQAGQLTFGQRYAKEASGTPLLVAGVAALAAAVADLALGTDTGTALGAGVVVGVVGAAATVVKVAGSHLPAAHHRAGAIGQPGGPEQLRLQWLTALEVRGIRPFLDQQRVLNASTGPKKTGPRLRGTDKSAAARGRSVLEQSFGQLPEPIAEFADRRAEMGRIRQWVQASRATTETRPTVVVLHGPPGSGRTALAVRAAHDLKDYFRGACVVDLRGDNPEESPLSTRDALLHLLNRLGAPREQLLFRERSSPDQQVKRLSELYHQHLTGLPVTIVLDDASDPEQVRTLVPERSDSLVLVTAREPLGLPSDLAAQVHELPVDALDAAGAEELLDAVAQSATGPYDAQSADRIRELCGGLPLALRIAGSALGPRSPRQLATDLGAYGPVGPVERVLWLRYTDQSEPARRLLRRLALAGRASLGAAAAAALLATDETEAVRHLTALARAGLIDHVRGSRYRVHDVVRAFAQARLLDEEEPAERTAAQERLIVNYADLADSVLRLVDGNMSTRSDRFSPHGFTSLDEALRWLDDESSFITAALRHAEGVNQGAVLNLLGALCDYCLLRGDLYRLGEISELAQAVDQGLLVRSVQWRTGIAARQLGELDKARTTLTSVVDLYMEAHHDAGAARALCSLGITLHHQGQLTEAAAKLEEALRLQSVPELATDRAWTMHALAAVERDRGRVAESLDLLTRSLELHRAGESVHGEAWAHFQLGQLALRMGDVPRAESELRTALDLYGRTRDGRGEAWALTQLARARLVAGDPSAAVDGLRQAASRHRDNEDARGEAWTVYYLGQALEETGNLDLSVRELERSRTMFSRMRDVYGLACARHHSARVTRDQRAAQTGSLRNSGFARQLLVDARADFQRIGVAHGEAWTCLELAVVDAGNGRTPQALALCDEAVALFASYGDRRGEDWARFLRCTLLPYAAPGGVEIGAAVAQEELAELARREHGTRDDKLDDYVGAYGLLLERGVNLDTGWQAWRLGMVPNRHAREVMGVGVARARG, from the coding sequence ATGCGGGACAGTCATCGGGCGGAAGCCGAACGGCTGTTGGGCCGGGCCGTCGAGGAGGAGGTGCGGCGGTCGGGCGGGCGGGTCGACGGTGCCGTGCTGCTCGCGCGGGCCCGTGGATCGCTGGACGCGATGGCGCAGACGGCCGCCGAGGAGTACGAGGCCTACACGGACGCGCTGGACGAGGCACAGGCCGGTCAGCTCACCTTCGGACAGCGGTACGCGAAGGAGGCGTCCGGAACTCCCCTGCTGGTGGCGGGGGTCGCCGCGCTCGCGGCCGCCGTCGCCGACCTGGCACTGGGCACCGACACGGGCACCGCGCTGGGCGCGGGCGTGGTCGTGGGGGTCGTGGGGGCGGCGGCGACCGTGGTGAAGGTGGCCGGCTCGCATCTGCCGGCCGCGCACCACCGGGCGGGCGCCATCGGCCAGCCGGGCGGCCCGGAGCAGCTCCGCCTCCAGTGGCTGACGGCCCTGGAGGTGCGGGGCATCCGGCCCTTCCTCGACCAGCAGCGGGTGCTGAACGCGTCGACCGGACCGAAGAAGACCGGCCCCCGACTGCGCGGCACGGACAAGAGCGCGGCGGCCCGTGGCAGAAGCGTGCTGGAGCAGTCGTTCGGTCAGCTGCCCGAGCCCATCGCCGAGTTCGCGGACCGACGGGCCGAGATGGGCCGCATCCGGCAGTGGGTGCAGGCCTCGCGCGCGACCACCGAGACCCGGCCCACCGTGGTGGTGCTGCACGGCCCGCCCGGCAGCGGCCGTACGGCCCTCGCCGTGCGGGCGGCGCACGACCTCAAGGACTACTTCCGCGGCGCCTGTGTCGTGGACCTGCGCGGCGACAACCCGGAGGAGTCCCCGCTCTCCACCCGGGACGCGCTGCTGCATCTGCTGAACCGGCTCGGCGCCCCGCGCGAGCAGCTGCTGTTCCGTGAGCGTTCCTCACCGGACCAGCAGGTCAAGCGGCTGAGCGAGCTGTACCACCAGCATCTGACCGGTCTGCCGGTCACGATCGTGCTGGACGACGCCTCGGACCCCGAGCAGGTCCGCACCCTGGTCCCCGAGCGGTCCGACAGCCTCGTCCTGGTCACCGCGCGCGAGCCGCTCGGCCTGCCGTCCGACCTCGCCGCCCAGGTGCACGAACTCCCGGTCGACGCCCTGGACGCGGCGGGCGCCGAGGAGCTCCTGGACGCCGTCGCGCAGTCCGCCACCGGCCCCTACGACGCCCAGTCCGCCGACCGGATCAGGGAGTTGTGCGGCGGCCTGCCGCTGGCCCTGCGGATAGCGGGCTCCGCCCTCGGCCCCCGCTCCCCGCGCCAACTGGCCACGGATCTCGGCGCGTACGGCCCGGTCGGCCCCGTCGAGCGCGTCCTGTGGCTCCGCTACACCGACCAGTCGGAGCCGGCCCGCCGCCTGCTGCGCCGTCTCGCGCTGGCCGGCCGGGCCTCGCTGGGCGCCGCCGCGGCCGCCGCCCTGCTGGCCACCGACGAGACCGAGGCGGTGCGGCATCTGACGGCGCTGGCCCGCGCGGGCCTCATCGACCATGTGCGCGGCAGCCGTTACCGCGTCCACGACGTGGTCCGCGCGTTCGCCCAGGCCAGACTGCTGGACGAGGAGGAGCCCGCCGAGCGGACGGCCGCGCAGGAGCGCCTCATCGTCAACTACGCCGACCTCGCCGACTCGGTGCTGCGTCTGGTCGACGGCAACATGTCGACCCGCTCGGACCGGTTCAGCCCGCACGGCTTCACCTCCCTCGACGAGGCGTTGCGCTGGCTGGACGACGAGTCGAGCTTCATCACGGCGGCGCTGCGGCACGCGGAGGGCGTCAACCAGGGGGCGGTCCTCAACCTTCTGGGCGCGCTGTGCGACTACTGCCTGCTGCGCGGCGACCTCTACCGCCTCGGCGAGATCAGCGAGTTGGCGCAGGCCGTGGACCAGGGGCTGCTGGTGCGGTCGGTGCAGTGGCGCACCGGTATAGCCGCCCGCCAACTCGGCGAGCTGGACAAGGCCCGCACCACCTTGACCTCGGTGGTCGACCTCTACATGGAGGCCCATCACGACGCGGGCGCCGCGCGCGCCCTGTGCTCCCTGGGCATCACGCTCCACCACCAGGGCCAGCTGACGGAGGCGGCGGCGAAGCTGGAGGAGGCCCTGCGCCTGCAGTCCGTCCCCGAGCTGGCCACCGACCGCGCCTGGACGATGCACGCCCTGGCCGCGGTCGAGCGCGACCGCGGCCGCGTCGCCGAGTCCCTGGACCTCCTCACCCGCTCCCTGGAGCTGCACCGTGCCGGGGAGTCCGTCCACGGCGAGGCCTGGGCCCACTTCCAGCTCGGCCAGCTGGCCCTGCGCATGGGCGACGTTCCGCGCGCCGAGTCGGAGCTCAGAACGGCCCTCGACCTGTACGGCCGTACCCGCGACGGCCGCGGTGAGGCATGGGCGCTGACCCAGCTGGCCCGGGCCCGACTGGTGGCCGGGGACCCGTCGGCGGCGGTGGACGGTCTGCGCCAGGCGGCCTCCCGGCACCGTGACAACGAGGACGCGCGCGGTGAGGCGTGGACGGTGTACTACCTGGGCCAGGCCCTGGAGGAGACGGGCAACCTGGACCTGTCGGTCCGCGAGCTGGAACGCTCCCGCACGATGTTCTCCCGGATGCGGGACGTCTACGGCCTGGCCTGCGCCCGCCACCACTCGGCCCGCGTCACCCGCGACCAACGTGCCGCCCAGACCGGCTCGTTGCGCAACTCCGGCTTCGCCCGCCAGCTCCTGGTCGACGCCCGCGCCGACTTCCAGCGCATCGGCGTCGCCCACGGCGAGGCGTGGACCTGCCTCGAACTGGCGGTGGTGGACGCGGGCAACGGCCGTACGCCCCAGGCTCTCGCCCTGTGCGACGAGGCGGTGGCCCTGTTTGCCTCCTACGGCGACCGGCGCGGCGAGGACTGGGCCCGTTTCCTGCGCTGCACACTGCTGCCGTACGCGGCACCGGGGGGCGTGGAGATCGGCGCGGCGGTCGCCCAGGAGGAACTCGCGGAACTGGCCCGCCGCGAGCACGGAACACGCGACGACAAACTGGACGACTACGTGGGCGCGTACGGACTGCTGCTGGAACGCGGGGTGAACCTGGACACCGGCTGGCAGGCCTGGCGCCTGGGCATGGTCCCGAACCGGCATGCGCGAGAGGTGATGGGGGTGGGGGTGGCTCGGGCACGGGGCTGA
- a CDS encoding TetR family transcriptional regulator: MTPARSFPLSDSPQLGLRERKKIKTRTAIRDATYALIREQGYEATTVEQIAERAEVSPSTVFRYFPTKEDIVLTDEYDPILLEELRNRPADEPWMESLRYVMRKAIEVGLAEDAEATRLRSHLMVQVPAVRSRMLESMSVTGRMLGEAVAERTGRPGDSLEVRVYTMCLIGGLAEVSLYWAENDFQDDFADLFDRALTVIERGLPTKKP; encoded by the coding sequence ATGACACCGGCACGCTCCTTCCCCCTCTCCGACAGCCCCCAACTGGGACTTCGCGAGCGGAAGAAGATCAAGACCCGTACGGCGATCCGCGACGCGACCTACGCCCTGATCCGGGAACAGGGCTACGAGGCCACCACGGTCGAGCAGATCGCCGAGCGTGCCGAGGTGTCGCCGTCCACGGTCTTCCGCTACTTCCCCACCAAGGAGGACATCGTCCTCACGGACGAGTACGACCCGATCCTGCTGGAGGAACTCCGCAACCGGCCCGCCGACGAGCCGTGGATGGAGTCCCTGCGGTACGTGATGCGCAAGGCCATCGAGGTCGGGCTCGCGGAGGACGCGGAGGCCACCCGGCTGCGCTCCCACCTCATGGTCCAGGTCCCCGCGGTGCGCTCCCGGATGCTCGAGAGCATGTCGGTCACCGGCCGGATGCTCGGCGAGGCCGTCGCCGAGCGCACCGGCCGGCCCGGGGACAGCCTGGAGGTCCGGGTCTACACGATGTGCCTCATCGGCGGCCTCGCGGAGGTCTCCCTGTACTGGGCCGAGAACGACTTCCAGGACGATTTCGCCGACCTCTTCGACCGTGCCCTGACGGTCATCGAGCGCGGCCTGCCCACGAAAAAACCCTGA
- the greA gene encoding transcription elongation factor GreA has protein sequence MTQTSEDVTWLTQEAYTKLKEELAYLSGPAREEVTAKIAAAREEGDLRENGGYHAAKEEQGKQELRIRQLTQLLEKAKVGEAPASADGAVAPGMVVTIAFDGDEDDTMTFLLASREYASADVETYSPQSPLGSGVIGHKVGEDAEYELPNGKKASVTILKAEPYNG, from the coding sequence GTGACCCAGACCAGCGAAGACGTCACCTGGCTGACCCAGGAGGCGTACACCAAGCTCAAGGAAGAGCTGGCGTACCTGTCTGGTCCCGCGCGCGAGGAAGTCACCGCGAAGATCGCGGCAGCGCGCGAGGAGGGCGACCTGCGCGAGAACGGCGGGTACCACGCGGCCAAGGAAGAGCAGGGCAAGCAGGAGCTCCGCATCCGCCAGCTGACCCAGCTCCTGGAGAAGGCCAAGGTCGGCGAGGCTCCGGCGTCCGCGGACGGTGCGGTGGCGCCCGGCATGGTCGTGACGATCGCCTTCGACGGGGACGAGGACGACACCATGACCTTCCTGCTCGCCTCGCGCGAGTACGCGAGCGCGGACGTCGAGACCTACTCTCCGCAGTCCCCGCTGGGCTCGGGCGTGATCGGCCACAAGGTCGGCGAGGACGCGGAGTACGAACTGCCGAACGGCAAGAAGGCCTCCGTGACCATTCTCAAGGCCGAGCCCTACAACGGCTGA
- a CDS encoding DUF4307 domain-containing protein, which translates to MSTASTRLPEGRYGRSSDERADHKLKIAGAVLGALLLALVGYFAYHYVGQNKISGEVIAFDAKTSAVEVHLEVRKDSGTSGYCTIRSQAADGAEVGRADFRFDGDATRIDKVVTLRTTAPGTTAELLGCHAD; encoded by the coding sequence ATGAGTACGGCGAGCACACGGCTTCCCGAGGGCCGCTACGGCCGCTCCTCGGACGAGCGTGCCGACCACAAGCTCAAGATCGCCGGTGCCGTGCTCGGTGCCCTCCTGCTCGCTCTGGTCGGTTACTTCGCCTACCACTACGTCGGTCAGAACAAGATCAGCGGCGAGGTGATCGCCTTCGACGCGAAGACCTCCGCGGTCGAGGTGCATCTGGAGGTCCGCAAGGACTCCGGCACCTCCGGCTACTGCACGATCCGCTCCCAGGCCGCGGACGGTGCCGAGGTGGGCCGGGCCGACTTCCGCTTCGACGGGGACGCCACCCGCATCGACAAGGTCGTCACGCTCCGTACGACGGCCCCGGGCACCACGGCCGAGCTGCTGGGCTGTCACGCCGACTGA